From Salipiger profundus, a single genomic window includes:
- a CDS encoding GTA-gp10 family protein — protein sequence MTIAATGAYEEELGGAYRPLVLRNGEIERFEQHHDLGIFGLWDQLFGRGPAPQARHIRDLLALALVGGGMSNRAADDLISSLPPSENLRLREIATRVLGVTFLPAVLEEDVKKKADGSAGTP from the coding sequence ATGACCATCGCCGCGACCGGCGCCTACGAGGAGGAGCTCGGCGGTGCCTACCGCCCGCTCGTCCTGCGCAACGGCGAGATCGAACGCTTCGAGCAGCATCACGACCTGGGGATATTCGGGCTCTGGGACCAGCTCTTCGGGCGGGGCCCGGCGCCGCAGGCGCGTCACATCCGCGACCTGCTGGCGCTGGCGCTCGTGGGGGGCGGCATGTCGAACCGCGCGGCCGACGATCTCATATCGAGCCTGCCGCCCTCGGAGAACCTCCGCCTGCGTGAGATCGCGACGCGGGTGCTGGGCGTGACGTTCCTCCCGGCGGTGCTCGAGGAGGATGTCAAAAAAAAAGCGGATGGATCGGCCGGGACGCCGTGA
- a CDS encoding phage head completion protein: MAGGRLSDRIRVQRMVREGSTITGWADLELTPGVPLVLWADMNETPGGDTTVGGRQEAARQATIRLRATMPAYQVEASDRIVARGAVWKIRGAPAQSEARADVLVIACEEWVQPPDFGD; the protein is encoded by the coding sequence ATGGCCGGCGGACGGCTCAGCGATCGCATCCGGGTGCAGCGCATGGTGCGCGAGGGCAGCACGATCACGGGCTGGGCCGACCTGGAACTGACGCCCGGGGTGCCTCTGGTGCTTTGGGCGGACATGAACGAGACGCCCGGCGGCGATACGACGGTCGGGGGCCGTCAGGAGGCCGCGCGGCAGGCGACGATCCGGCTGCGCGCGACCATGCCCGCCTACCAGGTGGAGGCATCGGACCGGATTGTCGCGCGAGGCGCGGTCTGGAAGATCCGCGGCGCGCCCGCGCAGTCCGAGGCGCGCGCCGACGTGCTGGTCATCGCTTGCGAGGAATGGGTGCAGCCCCCGGACTTTGGAGACTGA
- a CDS encoding DUF3168 domain-containing protein: MAEAPAYVLQKAVIAALRADPEIQALVGAKVFDEPPPPAFAEYPYIHLGRIDAAAERIGCYTDDDIFFTVECQSRPVAGRDEVTQLAHAVRLGLDQVELTLPGLTLDWCDYLTQSVSRSRDGGTWTAVVAFSASVAAAV, from the coding sequence GTGGCTGAGGCGCCGGCATACGTGCTGCAGAAGGCGGTGATTGCAGCGCTGCGCGCCGACCCGGAGATCCAGGCATTGGTGGGCGCAAAGGTATTTGACGAGCCGCCACCGCCTGCCTTCGCGGAGTACCCCTACATCCACCTCGGCCGCATCGACGCCGCCGCCGAGCGTATCGGTTGTTACACCGATGACGACATATTTTTTACGGTCGAATGCCAGAGCCGCCCGGTCGCCGGGCGGGACGAGGTCACCCAGCTTGCCCACGCCGTGCGACTGGGGCTCGACCAGGTCGAGCTGACACTGCCCGGTCTGACTCTCGACTGGTGCGATTACCTGACACAGTCCGTCTCCCGGTCCCGTGATGGCGGAACCTGGACCGCCGTGGTGGCTTTCTCGGCCTCCGTCGCGGCTGCCGTTTGA
- a CDS encoding phage major capsid protein: MSDINDLRRARKAAADDMQARADALTALEDQEGAEETALAAAQAAFDTAKAAFEKADRQVKRAEEVEASRAAAAQPEPGAEANGGQGAAAPAQPKEKGLQFGAMLRTLAAAGGNVHTARMIAEENGQSGLFAVGQNMGSGEAGGFLVPEDVSSDVIELLRPASVVTAMGPRIVPLPNGNMTQNRRATGANFGYGDETSDAPVTGYSYGQMKLSAKKMRGIVPISNDLMRTSSTAVDRMVRDDAIADAAQIQDRYFLRGAGTEFAPRGLRYQLVGTPVEGTNILAMTAGPDLQKVTSDLGRMELALANANVPYTGAHWIMSPRTAMYLTNLRDGNGNLAFPEMQGGQLRRKPVHVTTEIPSNLGAGGDASEIMLVHPMHVVIGEHMGITIAMSDQAAYRDAGGELQSAFSRDETLMRMILQHDLGLRHLPAVAVLTDVTWAD; encoded by the coding sequence ATGAGTGACATCAACGACCTGCGCCGCGCCCGGAAGGCTGCGGCGGACGACATGCAGGCCCGCGCCGACGCGCTGACCGCGCTCGAGGATCAGGAGGGCGCGGAAGAGACCGCGCTCGCGGCAGCGCAGGCTGCCTTCGACACCGCCAAGGCCGCCTTCGAGAAGGCCGACCGGCAGGTGAAGCGGGCCGAGGAGGTGGAGGCCTCGCGCGCCGCCGCCGCGCAGCCCGAGCCGGGCGCCGAAGCGAACGGCGGGCAGGGCGCCGCTGCACCCGCGCAGCCAAAGGAGAAGGGGCTGCAGTTCGGCGCCATGCTGCGCACGCTCGCGGCCGCCGGCGGCAACGTCCACACCGCCCGGATGATCGCCGAGGAGAACGGCCAGTCCGGGCTCTTCGCGGTCGGGCAGAACATGGGCAGCGGCGAGGCCGGCGGCTTCCTGGTGCCCGAGGACGTCAGCTCCGACGTGATCGAGCTGCTGCGCCCGGCGAGCGTGGTGACCGCCATGGGCCCGCGCATCGTGCCGCTGCCCAACGGCAACATGACGCAGAACCGCCGCGCCACGGGCGCCAACTTCGGCTACGGCGACGAGACCTCGGACGCGCCGGTCACCGGCTACAGCTACGGGCAGATGAAGCTCTCGGCCAAGAAGATGCGGGGCATCGTGCCGATCTCCAACGACCTGATGCGCACCAGCTCGACCGCCGTCGACCGGATGGTGCGCGACGACGCCATCGCCGATGCGGCGCAGATCCAGGACCGCTACTTCTTGCGCGGTGCGGGCACCGAGTTCGCGCCCCGCGGCCTGCGCTACCAGCTGGTCGGCACGCCGGTCGAGGGCACCAACATCCTCGCCATGACGGCCGGGCCGGACCTGCAGAAGGTCACCAGTGACCTCGGCCGCATGGAGCTGGCGCTGGCCAATGCCAACGTGCCCTACACCGGGGCGCATTGGATCATGTCGCCGCGCACGGCGATGTACCTGACCAACCTGCGCGACGGGAACGGCAATTTGGCCTTCCCCGAGATGCAGGGCGGCCAGCTGCGCCGCAAGCCTGTGCATGTGACCACCGAGATCCCGTCGAACCTCGGCGCCGGGGGCGATGCCTCGGAGATCATGCTGGTGCATCCGATGCACGTGGTGATCGGCGAGCACATGGGCATCACCATCGCCATGTCTGACCAGGCCGCCTACCGCGATGCGGGCGGCGAGCTGCAGTCGGCCTTCAGCCGCGACGAGACGCTGATGCGGATGATCCTGCAGCACGACCTCGGCCTGCGGCATCTGCCGGCCGTCGCGGTGCTGACCGACGTCACCTGGGCCGACTGA
- a CDS encoding phage portal protein, whose amino-acid sequence MRLFGLDISRAGAAGGGGGAPRVEPPVTAQAAVAAGEQGLLAVGWGSLGAPSAVRGLPRVTPETAAHHATVFACCNNIAGDLAKVPLKLWQRQGDGQDVRVREHAAGDLLNGEAAPGVPAKLVRFAAVYAYTLRGNGHIYGPRDGGGELMRLDIVRQGNVSMLRDGLERFYQFEDGAGVQRRVPARAMVHLRYMAEDGWTGRSPIQVAAESVGIALAGQRAAARNAAGGTTKGVIKLGDNYEGEEQRVRNARRIKDAMQDPGSDGWIAVNPDEDVKALDISAADQELLSSRKFDREMLAGIYRMPPSKLQMLEYGVKANGEQQAIDYLTDCLLHWSALVEAQLDVALLTRAERDAGLFLRHDFGALLQPTVKEQYEALNRAVGGPFMLPNEARAKIGAPPVAEGATLNPAPNMTRAEAPGRDPEGDDA is encoded by the coding sequence ATGAGGCTCTTCGGGTTGGACATCTCGCGGGCCGGGGCAGCCGGCGGCGGTGGCGGCGCGCCCCGCGTCGAGCCGCCGGTCACGGCGCAGGCGGCCGTGGCGGCGGGCGAGCAGGGCCTGCTGGCGGTGGGCTGGGGCTCGCTCGGGGCGCCGAGTGCGGTGCGGGGGCTGCCGCGGGTGACGCCCGAGACGGCGGCGCATCACGCCACGGTCTTCGCCTGCTGCAACAACATCGCGGGCGATCTCGCCAAGGTGCCGCTGAAGCTCTGGCAGCGGCAGGGCGACGGGCAGGACGTCAGGGTGCGCGAGCATGCCGCAGGCGACCTGCTGAACGGCGAGGCGGCGCCGGGTGTGCCCGCCAAGCTCGTGCGCTTCGCCGCCGTCTACGCCTACACGCTGCGCGGCAACGGTCACATCTACGGGCCTCGCGATGGCGGCGGCGAGTTGATGCGCCTCGACATCGTGCGCCAGGGCAACGTCTCGATGCTGCGCGACGGGCTCGAGCGCTTCTACCAGTTCGAGGACGGCGCCGGGGTGCAGCGCCGGGTGCCGGCGCGGGCCATGGTGCACCTGCGCTACATGGCCGAGGACGGCTGGACCGGCCGCAGCCCGATCCAGGTGGCGGCCGAGAGCGTGGGCATCGCGCTCGCGGGCCAGAGGGCGGCGGCGCGCAACGCCGCCGGCGGCACCACCAAGGGCGTGATCAAGCTCGGCGACAACTACGAGGGCGAGGAACAGCGGGTGCGCAACGCGCGCCGCATCAAGGACGCGATGCAGGACCCGGGCAGCGACGGCTGGATCGCGGTGAACCCCGACGAGGACGTGAAGGCGCTCGACATCTCGGCGGCCGACCAGGAGCTGCTGTCGAGCCGCAAGTTCGACCGCGAGATGCTGGCGGGAATCTACCGGATGCCGCCGAGCAAGCTGCAGATGCTGGAATACGGCGTGAAGGCCAACGGCGAGCAGCAGGCCATCGACTACTTGACCGACTGCCTGCTGCACTGGTCGGCGCTGGTGGAAGCGCAGCTCGACGTGGCGCTGCTGACCCGCGCGGAGCGCGACGCGGGGCTCTTCCTGCGCCACGACTTCGGCGCGCTGCTGCAGCCGACGGTCAAGGAACAATACGAGGCGCTGAACCGCGCCGTGGGCGGGCCGTTCATGCTGCCCAACGAGGCGCGCGCCAAGATCGGCGCGCCGCCGGTGGCCGAGGGCGCCACGCTCAACCCCGCGCCCAACATGACCCGCGCCGAAGCGCCGGGCCGCGATCCTGAAGGAGACGACGCATGA
- a CDS encoding S49 family peptidase: MSRTIASFFAGAPLALSRAHGEALLQMPVPAPGAEVGARALSVGGMSLALEPGERYAIHRNIAIVPISGLLTPNAFLLERWLGWSTYHGLEATFAELAANEDVAAIAALCDSPGGYVLGIEGASRAVAAAAVKPVHALVHPLAASACYHIASQATDITLTPGSVVGSIGCMQVSAAPVQPGMSGNQLFILSSSHARAKRPDPSTEEGRRESVRVLDAMEADFHAAVAAGRGIDLAELRERLSSTDDPADGGAIFWGEEAQARGLVDRLEDAPTFWTRLGAAYAPRPARTAGRAARAQVQAAQALAGL, encoded by the coding sequence ATGAGCCGGACCATTGCCAGCTTCTTTGCCGGGGCGCCGCTGGCGCTCTCGCGCGCCCATGGCGAGGCGCTCCTGCAGATGCCGGTCCCCGCACCGGGTGCGGAGGTGGGTGCGCGGGCGCTCTCGGTGGGGGGCATGTCGCTCGCGTTGGAGCCGGGCGAGCGCTACGCCATCCACCGCAACATCGCCATCGTGCCGATCTCGGGACTGCTGACGCCCAACGCCTTCCTGCTCGAGCGCTGGCTCGGCTGGAGCACCTACCACGGGCTCGAGGCCACCTTCGCGGAGCTTGCCGCCAACGAGGACGTGGCCGCGATCGCGGCGCTCTGCGACTCGCCGGGCGGCTACGTGCTGGGCATCGAGGGCGCGTCGCGGGCGGTTGCGGCGGCGGCGGTGAAGCCGGTGCACGCGCTGGTGCATCCGCTCGCGGCCTCGGCCTGCTACCACATCGCGAGCCAGGCCACCGACATCACCCTCACGCCCGGCAGCGTGGTGGGCTCCATCGGCTGCATGCAGGTCAGCGCCGCGCCGGTGCAGCCCGGTATGTCCGGCAATCAACTGTTCATTCTCAGCTCGTCGCACGCGCGCGCCAAGCGCCCCGATCCCTCGACCGAGGAAGGCCGGCGCGAGTCGGTCCGGGTGCTCGACGCGATGGAGGCGGATTTCCACGCCGCTGTCGCCGCAGGCCGGGGCATCGACCTGGCCGAGCTGCGGGAGCGGCTGTCGTCGACCGACGATCCCGCCGATGGCGGCGCGATCTTCTGGGGCGAGGAGGCGCAGGCGCGCGGGCTCGTCGACCGGCTGGAGGACGCGCCCACGTTCTGGACCCGCCTCGGGGCGGCCTACGCGCCGCGTCCTGCCCGCACCGCCGGGCGCGCTGCCCGGGCCCAGGTGCAGGCGGCACAAGCGCTCGCCGGGCTCTAA
- a CDS encoding phage tail tape measure protein → MADEELERITVLLQAKDRDLARAIDRSNRLIARMERDATRNTSRMARNIDSNLSRAASSVASFGKAFAVGAAATAVGVLTSNLKQGVRAVSQIGDEARRSGLGVEAFQELSYVATQSRIPIDALVDGMKELNLRADEFIATGKGPAADTFARIGLGATELERKLKQPDELLLDIIGRMESLDKAAQIRVADEIFGGTGGERFVELLAQGESGIRRLTAEAREMGIVMDAELIAKAQRIDAEFSRLIDKSSTWAKGLAVALADLPLDMVQTRLSEIFPDEDAGRAILGDEIFDRLSTVSDLTDEQAAGARNLAAEYGRLGDRVSAMLPSLDQAIISLGALGYQDAAGALRDARAEMDRLSRGLEDGTVSADAFEAGLEDATDQAGAALAQIDAIDRSTFSGVIAQAQALATALAEVAARAFEARQGALGGERSAISYGPQNGRRPTVTLRPGEHAPETSPRPQLPSVNFGFGAPDPAPSGRAASGGSGGGGGAPELDDWQEALEGTREEIARLEAEAASLLVAADHGTALGDAMEYAQKRAELLYAAQQAGREITPELTAEIDAQAMAYMRAAIAADENAERLRALEENAQRGADAMSGLFMSILDGSMSAKDAVLQLIAQIARVQMMKGFGELASGAGGGVFSWLGGLLQNAKGNAFGGGSVVPFAKGGVFDSPTYFPMAAGRTGVLGEGLDDEAILPLGRGRDGKLGVRAQVGGSASKVQVELIGGGLVLSDGGQVMTAVDARVVGGMETTARATSRRFGDRASQYQERGT, encoded by the coding sequence ATGGCCGACGAGGAGCTTGAGCGCATCACCGTTCTGCTGCAGGCGAAGGACCGCGACCTCGCGCGCGCAATCGATCGCAGCAATCGGCTGATCGCCCGCATGGAGCGGGACGCCACGCGCAATACCTCTCGCATGGCGCGCAATATCGACAGCAACCTGTCGCGGGCCGCGTCGAGCGTGGCCAGCTTCGGCAAGGCCTTCGCGGTCGGTGCCGCAGCGACTGCTGTCGGTGTGCTGACCTCCAATCTGAAGCAGGGCGTCCGCGCGGTTTCCCAGATTGGCGACGAGGCGCGGCGCTCCGGTCTCGGCGTCGAGGCCTTCCAGGAATTGAGCTACGTCGCCACCCAGTCACGCATCCCGATTGATGCACTCGTTGACGGGATGAAGGAGCTAAACCTGCGGGCGGACGAGTTCATCGCGACGGGGAAGGGGCCCGCGGCGGATACCTTCGCGCGGATTGGGCTGGGGGCAACAGAACTCGAGCGCAAGCTGAAACAGCCGGACGAGCTGCTGCTCGACATCATCGGGCGGATGGAAAGTCTCGACAAGGCGGCGCAGATCAGGGTCGCGGACGAGATCTTCGGCGGCACCGGAGGTGAGCGCTTCGTGGAGCTTCTGGCTCAGGGGGAAAGCGGGATTCGCCGACTGACCGCTGAAGCGCGGGAAATGGGCATCGTGATGGATGCCGAGCTTATCGCGAAGGCGCAGCGGATCGACGCGGAGTTTTCGCGGCTCATCGACAAGTCTTCGACCTGGGCAAAAGGGTTGGCCGTGGCCTTGGCCGATCTTCCTCTCGACATGGTGCAGACGCGCCTCAGCGAGATATTTCCTGATGAGGATGCAGGCCGCGCGATCCTCGGCGACGAGATCTTCGACAGGCTCTCCACCGTCAGCGATCTCACCGACGAGCAAGCGGCGGGTGCCCGTAACCTTGCCGCAGAGTATGGGCGGCTCGGGGACCGGGTCTCGGCAATGCTGCCGTCGCTTGACCAGGCGATTATCTCGCTCGGTGCGCTCGGCTATCAGGATGCCGCAGGGGCATTGCGCGATGCGCGTGCCGAGATGGACCGGCTGTCGAGAGGGCTTGAGGATGGTACTGTCAGTGCCGATGCCTTCGAGGCGGGGCTCGAAGATGCCACTGATCAGGCCGGTGCCGCACTTGCGCAGATCGATGCCATTGACCGATCGACTTTCTCCGGAGTGATTGCACAGGCTCAGGCGCTGGCGACTGCACTTGCCGAGGTAGCCGCCCGCGCGTTTGAGGCGCGGCAAGGTGCGCTTGGCGGTGAGCGGTCGGCGATCTCCTACGGACCTCAGAACGGGCGCCGGCCCACGGTCACGCTACGTCCCGGCGAACATGCGCCGGAGACATCACCGAGACCGCAACTTCCAAGCGTGAACTTCGGATTCGGCGCACCGGATCCGGCGCCAAGCGGTAGAGCGGCCTCTGGTGGTTCCGGCGGCGGCGGCGGGGCTCCCGAGCTCGACGACTGGCAGGAGGCATTGGAGGGCACGCGCGAGGAGATCGCGCGTCTGGAGGCCGAGGCCGCGTCGTTGCTCGTCGCTGCGGATCACGGAACCGCCTTGGGAGACGCAATGGAATATGCGCAGAAGCGCGCTGAACTTCTCTACGCTGCCCAGCAGGCTGGGCGCGAGATTACGCCCGAGCTGACTGCGGAGATCGACGCTCAGGCGATGGCCTACATGCGCGCCGCGATCGCGGCCGACGAGAATGCTGAGCGGTTACGGGCGCTGGAGGAGAACGCGCAGCGCGGTGCCGACGCGATGTCGGGGCTGTTCATGTCGATCCTCGACGGCTCGATGTCGGCGAAGGACGCGGTGCTGCAGCTGATCGCGCAGATTGCCCGGGTGCAGATGATGAAGGGGTTCGGAGAGCTGGCGAGCGGTGCCGGGGGTGGGGTGTTCTCCTGGCTCGGCGGGCTGCTGCAGAACGCCAAGGGCAATGCCTTCGGGGGCGGCTCGGTCGTGCCCTTTGCCAAGGGCGGGGTGTTCGACAGCCCGACCTACTTCCCGATGGCGGCCGGGCGCACCGGCGTGCTCGGCGAAGGGCTGGACGACGAGGCGATCCTGCCGCTGGGGCGGGGCCGCGACGGCAAGCTCGGGGTCCGCGCGCAGGTCGGGGGCTCTGCAAGTAAGGTTCAGGTCGAGCTCATCGGTGGCGGGCTCGTGCTTTCTGATGGCGGGCAGGTGATGACGGCGGTCGATGCGCGCGTGGTCGGCGGTATGGAGACGACTGCCCGGGCCACTAGTCGGCGCTTCGGTGACCGCGCGTCGCAGTATCAGGAGCGCGGCACGTGA
- a CDS encoding phage major tail protein, TP901-1 family: MAKKKGREVLIRIGDGQETENFNALCALTTKALTVNNEEIDVTTADCDTPGGALWTEVLDGVRRIALSGNGISKKDTAEARLMTVSLQTPPVANMEVVVPNFGTFAGAFFVQSMELTGEQSGGASFALTMGSTGAVTFTAEAPAP; the protein is encoded by the coding sequence ATGGCCAAGAAGAAGGGCCGCGAGGTTCTCATTCGCATCGGTGATGGTCAGGAGACCGAAAACTTCAACGCGCTTTGTGCGCTGACAACCAAGGCGCTGACCGTGAACAACGAAGAGATCGACGTGACCACCGCCGATTGCGACACGCCCGGCGGTGCGCTTTGGACCGAGGTGCTCGACGGCGTGCGGCGTATCGCGCTCAGCGGCAACGGGATCTCGAAAAAGGATACCGCTGAAGCCCGGCTGATGACGGTTTCCTTGCAGACGCCGCCGGTTGCCAACATGGAAGTGGTCGTCCCGAACTTCGGCACCTTCGCCGGCGCCTTCTTCGTGCAAAGCATGGAGTTGACCGGTGAGCAGTCGGGTGGCGCGAGCTTCGCGCTGACCATGGGGTCGACCGGGGCTGTCACCTTCACCGCGGAGGCGCCTGCGCCATGA